Proteins encoded together in one Hevea brasiliensis isolate MT/VB/25A 57/8 chromosome 16, ASM3005281v1, whole genome shotgun sequence window:
- the LOC131174689 gene encoding protein GLUTAMINE DUMPER 6-like gives MEAKMSPAATSTPSIHVWHSPIPFLFGGLAVMLTLIAAALIVLACSHRKNSSRPAASSLDLPVEAQPKIVVILAGDDQPTCIATPLASSTTSCQHV, from the coding sequence ATGGAGGCGAAGATGAGCCCTGCTGCAACCTCTACACCAAGCATCCATGTATGGCATTCTCCAATACCTTTCCTTTTCGGTGGTTTAGCTGTCATGTTAACTCTCATTGCTGCTGCTTTAATCGTTCTAGCTTGCTCCCATAGAAAGAATTCTTCAAGACCTGCAGCAAGTTCGCTGGACTTGCCAGTTGAGGCTCAGCCAAAGATTGTTGTTATATTGGCTGGAGATGACCAGCCAACTTGCATAGCAACACCACTCGCTTCTTCAACAACTTCTTGTCAACATGTCTGA
- the LOC131174720 gene encoding biogenesis of lysosome-related organelles complex 1 subunit 2-like isoform X1, protein MAAGKEEEVEVKDELAESLNDIFTSVSTMVKGELEGTNHQMEILEKMNLRTAEEYKVFGDVASGLRVFVEHLKSKSASFDECVQQIDTIERQVTEFEALMSMLDKYVSLLESKVQSVYQHPPS, encoded by the exons ATGGCTGCTGGAAAGGAGGAGGAAGTGGAGGTTAAGGATGAGCTTGCTGAATCATTGAATGATATCTTCACCAGTGTCTCCACCATGGTCAAAGGTGAACTTGAG GGCACGAATCATCAGATGGAAATTTTGGAAAAAATGAATCTAAGAACGGCTGAAGAGTATAAAGTTTTTGGGGATGTGGCTTCTGGATTGAGGGTTTTTGTGGAGCATTTGAAGTCAAAAAGTGCTAGTTTTGATGAGTGTGTTCAGCAAATTGATACAATAGAGCGGCAAGTGACTGAATTTGAGGCTTTAATGTCAATGCTTGATAAATATGTTTCTTTGTTAGAATCAAAAGTGCAATCTGTGTACCAACATCCACCTTCATGA
- the LOC131174720 gene encoding biogenesis of lysosome-related organelles complex 1 subunit 2-like isoform X2, whose translation MISSPVSPPWSKGTNHQMEILEKMNLRTAEEYKVFGDVASGLRVFVEHLKSKSASFDECVQQIDTIERQVTEFEALMSMLDKYVSLLESKVQSVYQHPPS comes from the exons ATGATATCTTCACCAGTGTCTCCACCATGGTCAAAG GGCACGAATCATCAGATGGAAATTTTGGAAAAAATGAATCTAAGAACGGCTGAAGAGTATAAAGTTTTTGGGGATGTGGCTTCTGGATTGAGGGTTTTTGTGGAGCATTTGAAGTCAAAAAGTGCTAGTTTTGATGAGTGTGTTCAGCAAATTGATACAATAGAGCGGCAAGTGACTGAATTTGAGGCTTTAATGTCAATGCTTGATAAATATGTTTCTTTGTTAGAATCAAAAGTGCAATCTGTGTACCAACATCCACCTTCATGA
- the LOC110654497 gene encoding 6-phosphogluconate dehydrogenase, decarboxylating 2 yields MAAPSKPTRIGLAGLAVMGQNLALNIAEKGFPISVYNRTTSKVDETVERAKKEGDLPLYGFHDPESFVQSIQKPRVIIMLVKAGAPVDQTIKTLSAYMEKGDCIIDGGNEWYENTERREKAMAELGLLYLGMGVSGGEEGARHGPSLMPGGSFEAYKYIEDILLKVAAQVPDSGPCVTFVGKGGSGNFVKMVHNGIEYGDMQLIAEAYDVLKSVGKLSNEELQNVFSEWNKGELLSFLIEITADIFGIKDDKGDGYLVDKVLDKTGMKGTGKWTVQQAADLSVAAPTIASSLDARFLSGLKEERVEAAKVFKAGGFGEILTDQVVDKKKLIDDVRQALYASKICSYAQGMNLIRAKSIEKGWDLKLGELARIWKGGCIIRAVFLDRIKKAYDRNPDLANLLVDPEFAKEIIERQSAWRRVVCLAINSGISTPGMSSSLAYFDTYRRERLPANLVQAQRDYFGAHTYERVDTEGSFHTEWFKIARELKN; encoded by the coding sequence ATGGCTGCACCATCAAAACCAACACGAATAGGCCTCGCAGGTCTGGCTGTTATGGGCCAGAATCTGGCCCTCAATATTGCAGAGAAAGGCTTCCCAATTTCTGTTTATAATCGAACAACCTCCAAAGTTGATGAGACTGTTGAAAGAGCCAAAAAGGAGGGAGATCTTCCTTTATATGGTTTCCATGATCCTGAATCTTTTGTTCAGTCAATCCAAAAGCCTCGGGTGATAATTATGCTTGTTAAGGCTGGGGCACCTGTTGACCAAACTATAAAGACCCTCTCAGCCTACATGGAGAAAGGTGATTGTATCATTGATGGTGGGAATGAGTGGTATGAGAACACTGAGAGGAGAGAAAAGGCCATGGCTGAATTAGGTTTGCTTTATCTCGGAATGGGAGTTTCAGGTGGTGAAGAGGGTGCACGGCATGGACCCTCTTTGATGCCTGGAGGTTCCTTTGAGGCATACAAATACATTGAAGACATTCTTCTTAAAGTGGCAGCTCAAGTTCCTGACAGTGGTCCCTGTGTGACTTTTGTTGGTAAAGGTGGCTCTGGTAATTTTGTCAAGATGGTGCATAACGGAATTGAATATGGTGATATGCAGCTGATTGCAGAGGCTTATGATGTACTAAAATCAGTTGGAAAGTTGTCTAATGAGGAACTGCAAAATGTTTTCTCAGAATGGAACAAGGGTGAGCTTCTGAGCTTCTTGATTGAGATCACAGCAGATATATTTGGAATTAAAGATGACAAGGGAGATGGATATTTGGTTGACAAGGTTTTGGACAAAACTGGTATGAAGGGTACAGGTAAATGGACCGTACAGCAAGCTGCTGATCTATCAGTTGCAGCTCCTACAATTGCATCTTCTTTGGATGCAAGATTCCTCAGTGGTTTGAAGGAGGAGCGAGTTGAAGCTGCTAAAGTCTTCAAAGCAGGTGGCTTTGGAGAAATTTTGACTGACCAAGTGGTGGACAAGAAGAAGTTGATTGATGATGTGAGACAAGCTCTCTATGCATCCAAGATTTGTAGTTATGCACAGGGGATGAATCTGATCCGTGCAAAGAGTATTGAGAAAGGATGGGACTTGAAATTGGGAGAACTGGCTAGGATTTGGAAGGGAGGCTGCATTATCCGAGCTGTGTTTTTAGACAGAATCAAGAAAGCATATGATAGGAACCCTGACCTGGCTAACCTTCTTGTCGATCCAGAGTTTGCAAAGGAAATCATTGAGCGTCAGTCTGCCTGGCGGAGGGTTGTATGTCTGGCAATCAATTCTGGTATTAGCACTCCTGGCATGTCTTCTAGTCTTGCTTATTTTGACACTTACCGAAGGGAAAGGTTGCCAGCTAATTTGGTCCAAGCACAGAGAGATTATTTTGGCGCTCACACATATGAAAGGGTTGATACTGAAGGATCTTTCCACACTGAATGGTTTAAGATTGCAAGAGAGTTGAAGAATTAA
- the LOC110664595 gene encoding protein GLUTAMINE DUMPER 3-like yields MRPASNHTTSGAGVGFSHWNSPMPYLFGGLALLLGIITVALIILACSYRQSVSNSATQVREETPVKQVDSSEPKIVVIMAGDENPTYLAKPKPVSCDCHNEEQV; encoded by the coding sequence atgaGGCCTGCAAGCAACCACACAACAAGTGGTGCTGGTGTTGGATTCTCGCACTGGAACTCTCCCATGCCTTACCTCTTTGGTGGGCTAGCACTCCTGCTGGGAATCATCACTGTTGCTTTGATAATCCTTGCCTGCTCATATAGGCAGTCTGTGTCCAATTCAGCAACACAGGTTCGCGAAGAGACACCAGTCAAGCAAGTAGACAGCTCTGAGCCAAAGATTGTTGTGATCATGGCTGGTGATGAGAATCCTACGTACTTGGCTAAGCCTAAGCCTGTCTCTTGCGATTGCCACAATGAAGAACAAGTTTAA
- the LOC131174690 gene encoding protein SOB FIVE-LIKE 3-like: MDSSKYNLATEGCSSSESGWTIYIASPMQEDDSECSDNDNDHNTTANDGNADDDDKQDSDDSMASDASSSPHHLCKPENGRQANHGTTGFKHDKGNNFKHCSPATKSNRKDKKNDVNSTEKDRRHSANRKYSKRKKREERSAQKANGNMACADIGVSRI, from the exons ATGGATTCATCCAAATACAATTTAGCCACAGAAGGATGTAGCAGCAGTGAATCCGGATGGACAATATACATTGCCTCTCCCATGCAAGAAGATGACAGTGAGTGCAGTGACAATGACAATGATCACAATACTACCGCCAACGATGGAAATGCCGATGATGATGATAAGCAAGACAGTGATGATTCAATGGCTTCAGATGCTTCCTCTAGCCCACATCATCTCTGTAAACCTGAGAATGGTCGTCAAGCTAATCATGGAACAACTGGTTTTAAGCATGACAAGGGCAATAACTTCAAGCATTGTTCTCCAGCTACAAAATCAAACAGAAAGGACAAGAAGAATGATGTAAACAGCACAGAAAAGGACAGAAGACATTCTGCTAACAGAAAATACAGCAA GCGCAAAAAAAGGGAGGAGAGATCAGCACAGAAAGCAAACGGCAACATGGCTTGCGCGGATATTGGGGTTTCAAGAATATAA